Proteins from one Microbacterium faecale genomic window:
- a CDS encoding EamA family transporter, with protein sequence MTTDTAAPVSATRTGWTALTAITPVAWGTTYIVTTHMLPEGHPLFAALMRALPAGILGLLLTRTLPHGSWWWKSALLGTLNMGAFFPLLFLAAQLLPGGVAATLGAAQPIVVAFLSVVILRETLSTWRLAWGVVGMVGVGLVVVGPGAGLSPLGVVAGLAGAASMGTGVVLTKKWGRPAGVSAVGLASWQLTAAGLVLLAPALLIDGIPPDIDAIAIAGYLWLGVVGALIGYSLWFAGIRRLPVTATALLGLLSPLVAAILGSVIAGETLTLLQLAGFAIALTAMLAGQLSPARRKVSITP encoded by the coding sequence ATGACGACAGACACCGCCGCGCCCGTGTCGGCGACGCGCACCGGCTGGACCGCGCTGACCGCGATCACACCGGTTGCGTGGGGAACGACGTACATCGTGACGACGCATATGCTCCCCGAGGGCCACCCGCTGTTCGCCGCGTTGATGCGCGCGCTTCCCGCCGGCATCCTCGGACTCCTCCTTACGCGCACGCTCCCCCACGGATCCTGGTGGTGGAAGAGCGCGTTACTCGGAACCCTCAACATGGGGGCCTTCTTCCCCCTCCTCTTCCTCGCCGCACAGCTGCTGCCGGGAGGCGTGGCGGCGACGCTCGGCGCGGCACAGCCGATCGTCGTGGCGTTCCTGTCGGTCGTGATCCTGCGCGAGACGCTGTCGACGTGGCGCCTCGCCTGGGGTGTGGTGGGAATGGTCGGCGTCGGCCTCGTCGTGGTCGGGCCGGGCGCCGGTCTCTCGCCGCTTGGTGTCGTCGCGGGCCTCGCCGGTGCCGCATCGATGGGAACGGGCGTGGTCCTGACGAAGAAGTGGGGGCGCCCGGCGGGTGTTTCCGCGGTGGGCCTCGCCAGCTGGCAGCTCACCGCCGCCGGCCTTGTCCTGTTGGCTCCGGCGCTCCTCATCGATGGAATTCCGCCCGACATCGACGCCATCGCGATCGCCGGATACCTGTGGCTCGGCGTCGTCGGCGCGCTCATCGGATACAGCCTGTGGTTTGCCGGGATCCGTCGCCTGCCCGTGACCGCGACCGCGCTTCTCGGTCTGCTCTCGCCGCTCGTCGCCGCGATTCTCGGATCAGTGATCGCGGGCGAGACGCTCACTCTCCTCCAACTCGCTGGCTTCGCCATCGCGCTCACTGCCATGCTCGCCGGTCAGCTCAGCCCCGCACGAAGAAAGGTGTCGATCACGCCATGA
- a CDS encoding NAD(P)-dependent oxidoreductase, protein MRIAVLGASGMAGTAVVDEAHSRGHDIVAVARTAPPISGRARVESVAADVANSSAIATVVAGADAVVLTIRLAPGDEHRLARLTRTVLDSAAQHGTPLLVIGGAAPLRSPRDPGRRVIDEEDFVPAEWQALAQASLDQFDVCGAHTAADWTYLSPPAVLEPGERTGGYRRGTDTLLMGVGGRSRVTAPDLAIAVVDELENPRGDRHFTIAEHE, encoded by the coding sequence ATGAGAATCGCCGTACTCGGAGCCAGCGGAATGGCCGGCACCGCCGTCGTCGACGAGGCCCATTCCCGCGGCCACGACATCGTCGCCGTCGCCCGCACCGCACCGCCGATCTCCGGACGTGCACGGGTGGAGTCGGTCGCCGCCGACGTCGCCAACAGCAGCGCAATCGCGACCGTGGTCGCGGGAGCCGACGCGGTCGTGCTCACGATCAGGCTCGCGCCCGGGGATGAGCATCGACTCGCGCGCCTCACACGCACCGTCCTCGACAGCGCGGCGCAGCATGGCACGCCTCTCCTCGTGATCGGCGGTGCCGCTCCCCTGCGGTCCCCGCGTGATCCTGGACGGCGCGTCATCGACGAGGAGGACTTCGTGCCCGCCGAATGGCAGGCGCTCGCACAGGCGAGTCTTGACCAGTTCGACGTCTGCGGCGCGCACACGGCGGCCGACTGGACGTATCTCAGCCCGCCCGCCGTCCTCGAACCCGGTGAGCGCACCGGAGGCTATCGCCGTGGGACCGACACCCTACTGATGGGCGTCGGCGGTAGATCGCGCGTGACGGCGCCCGACCTCGCGATCGCGGTCGTCGACGAACTCGAGAATCCACGAGGAGACCGCCATTTCACCATCGCCGAGCACGAATGA
- a CDS encoding sensor histidine kinase gives MIERRMRSILRQLNERPRSRDALGAIAYLLTGVALLQFGGYRLWADVALIDEPAAFLVLLGAMSLLAVWRSTRPFLVLLLGTGLAVCDLLLGSSFGVILLLGDFVYCAFRYGGDRGVRALLWGILALTVVAVLTLVVWFRGSGVAAAVSLQWALTVMIGGLWGWNVRSERVSTRTAMALRHAQETERLRRRIAHDLHDHVANHIAVAGLHIEAARLRGAREERLPGAAAQSLEKATQGTDEAHRRLRQLIAVLTTIDGLEQHPLSTDGSLDDLLPDDRSLLRRGHDLTDILAAQSASGAAIIRRVVSELITNAVKHGEGDVLLDVDDDAVRVSNVIAGTSAVPGTGIGTAGAALLLEDIGGSLSAERLAGTDRWRATVTLPQVFVEGVRHA, from the coding sequence ATGATCGAGCGGCGCATGCGCAGCATTCTGCGACAGCTGAACGAGCGGCCACGCAGTCGCGATGCGCTGGGCGCCATCGCCTACCTGCTGACCGGCGTCGCACTCCTCCAGTTCGGCGGATACCGTCTGTGGGCCGACGTCGCGCTCATCGATGAGCCGGCCGCCTTCCTGGTACTCCTCGGCGCGATGTCGCTGCTGGCGGTCTGGAGGTCGACCCGCCCGTTTCTCGTGCTGCTGCTCGGGACGGGGCTCGCCGTGTGCGATCTTCTGCTTGGCAGCAGCTTCGGTGTGATCCTCCTCCTCGGCGACTTCGTCTACTGCGCGTTCCGCTACGGCGGCGACCGGGGCGTGCGCGCGCTGCTGTGGGGGATCCTCGCACTGACCGTCGTGGCGGTGCTGACGCTCGTGGTGTGGTTTCGCGGCAGCGGCGTCGCGGCCGCGGTCTCGCTGCAGTGGGCGCTCACCGTCATGATCGGCGGATTGTGGGGGTGGAACGTGCGCAGCGAGCGCGTCAGCACGCGGACTGCGATGGCGCTGCGCCACGCCCAGGAGACGGAGCGGCTCCGTCGACGCATCGCCCACGACCTGCATGATCATGTGGCGAACCACATCGCGGTGGCGGGCCTCCACATCGAGGCCGCGCGACTCCGCGGAGCACGGGAGGAGAGACTGCCGGGGGCAGCGGCGCAGAGCCTCGAGAAGGCCACGCAGGGAACGGATGAGGCTCATCGGCGACTGCGTCAGCTGATCGCGGTGCTGACGACGATAGACGGCCTCGAGCAGCATCCGCTCAGCACGGACGGTTCGCTCGACGATCTGCTGCCCGACGACCGCTCGCTCCTCCGGCGCGGGCACGACCTCACGGACATCCTCGCTGCGCAGAGTGCCTCAGGGGCGGCGATCATCCGGAGGGTCGTCAGTGAACTTATCACGAACGCCGTCAAGCACGGCGAGGGCGACGTCCTCCTCGATGTCGATGACGACGCCGTCCGTGTGTCGAACGTCATCGCGGGCACGAGCGCCGTCCCGGGAACCGGAATCGGCACGGCCGGGGCTGCTCTGCTGCTCGAGGACATCGGCGGGAGCCTCTCCGCAGAACGACTTGCCGGCACCGACCGATGGCGGGCGACGGTCACCCTGCCGCAGGTATTCGTCGAGGGCGTCCGACATGCATGA
- a CDS encoding response regulator produces MHENIRVAIVDDHEAIRGGIAAILGADDRITIVGEAENGLDAAALCLREHPHVALVDLRMPGTDGIWATERITAETTTRVLVLTTFDSDDLVAQALAAGAHGYLLKTVRGADLIQAVAHVAADRHVIDPAVAGGVIARLNSASPAPPPRTDLTDREAQVLGFVSEGLTNQQIADRLTLSITTVKTHVGSLYAKTGATSRVQLGRHRGS; encoded by the coding sequence ATGCATGAGAACATCCGCGTCGCGATTGTCGATGACCACGAAGCCATCCGCGGCGGGATCGCGGCTATCCTGGGCGCCGACGACCGCATCACGATCGTGGGCGAGGCCGAGAACGGACTCGACGCCGCCGCACTGTGCCTCCGCGAACACCCCCACGTGGCGCTCGTCGACCTGCGGATGCCCGGCACGGACGGCATCTGGGCGACCGAGCGCATCACCGCGGAGACGACGACGCGCGTTCTCGTCCTGACGACCTTCGACTCGGACGACCTTGTCGCGCAGGCCCTGGCGGCCGGCGCGCACGGATACCTCCTCAAGACCGTTCGCGGGGCCGATCTGATCCAGGCCGTCGCCCACGTCGCCGCCGATCGTCATGTCATCGACCCGGCCGTCGCGGGCGGCGTGATCGCGCGTCTCAACAGCGCGTCACCGGCTCCGCCGCCGCGCACCGACCTCACCGACCGCGAGGCGCAGGTGCTCGGTTTCGTCTCCGAGGGTCTCACCAACCAGCAGATCGCCGACCGCCTCACCCTGAGCATCACCACGGTGAAAACCCACGTCGGCTCGCTCTACGCGAAGACCGGAGCAACCTCTCGCGTGCAGCTCGGACGCCACCGCGGGTCATGA
- a CDS encoding DNA-3-methyladenine glycosylase, whose amino-acid sequence MSASLPSAFEFLDVPVEVAARRLIGCELVTTSGPRVRVRIVETEAYDQEDPASHTFRGPTPRNAAMFLSAGHLYVYQSHGIHFCCNVVTGRADHGSGVLIRGAEPLDGADVMQARRGRGGVELTNGPGKLGQALGVDLTFTGSALDGSAERSLLLVPREETPAHLIEVGRRVGISKAADLPRRFYLRGNPYVSRHHGAPRPSRS is encoded by the coding sequence GTGTCAGCTTCCCTCCCGTCTGCCTTCGAATTTCTCGACGTGCCCGTCGAGGTGGCGGCGCGGCGCCTGATCGGATGCGAGCTGGTCACCACGTCCGGCCCGCGCGTGCGAGTGCGCATCGTCGAGACCGAAGCGTACGATCAGGAGGATCCCGCGAGCCACACCTTCCGCGGCCCCACGCCCCGCAACGCCGCGATGTTCCTGTCGGCCGGTCACCTCTACGTCTATCAGTCGCATGGGATCCACTTCTGCTGCAACGTCGTGACCGGACGAGCCGATCACGGGTCGGGTGTGCTGATCCGCGGCGCCGAGCCGCTGGACGGCGCAGACGTCATGCAGGCCCGTCGCGGACGCGGGGGAGTCGAGCTCACAAACGGACCCGGAAAGCTCGGTCAGGCGCTCGGCGTCGACCTGACGTTCACGGGCAGCGCGCTCGACGGATCCGCCGAGCGCTCGTTGCTGTTGGTGCCGCGCGAGGAGACGCCGGCGCACCTCATCGAGGTCGGGCGCCGCGTCGGGATCTCGAAAGCCGCAGACCTGCCGCGGCGCTTCTACCTGCGTGGGAACCCCTACGTGTCGCGCCATCACGGAGCGCCGCGCCCCAGCCGGTCATGA
- a CDS encoding NAD(P)H-dependent flavin oxidoreductase, with amino-acid sequence MSDLTATLGIRTPILLGAFGGLSSIPLTTAVSELGGLGAYGLYGYDGDRIRSTIADLRAATARPFAVNIWLPTGDEAAPGPQHTTFALALEPFYSAVGVEMPQRPERYLPPLGEQVDAILEARPAVLSVVYGVPSAELVSAAHERGIRVVGTATTVAEAVALDDAGIDAIIASGAEAAGHRVSFLRAAEDSLVGTFSLVPQVVDAVRAPVIAAGGIADRRGVAAAFALGATGVQVGTAFLATRESAANDAHRDAIRRTAADETVLTRAMSGRLSRGVRNRAVRAIEAGGLTAPFPAQNWLTGRFRAPAGEQGLGELQSLWVGQSAPLAVRDRAEEVFAELAAGLPSSPAR; translated from the coding sequence GTGAGCGACCTGACTGCGACCCTCGGCATTCGGACCCCCATCCTCCTCGGAGCCTTCGGCGGACTGTCCTCGATTCCCCTCACGACAGCCGTCAGCGAGCTCGGCGGGCTCGGCGCGTACGGCCTCTACGGCTACGACGGGGACCGGATCCGGAGCACGATCGCCGACCTGCGCGCCGCGACCGCGCGCCCGTTCGCTGTCAACATCTGGCTTCCGACGGGCGATGAGGCGGCTCCGGGGCCGCAGCACACCACGTTCGCGCTCGCTCTGGAACCGTTCTACTCGGCGGTCGGCGTCGAGATGCCGCAGCGCCCGGAGCGCTACCTCCCGCCGCTCGGCGAACAGGTCGACGCCATCCTCGAGGCCCGTCCCGCGGTCCTCAGCGTCGTCTACGGGGTTCCGTCTGCTGAGCTCGTGAGCGCCGCGCACGAACGTGGGATCCGCGTGGTCGGCACCGCGACCACGGTCGCCGAGGCCGTCGCGCTGGACGATGCGGGCATCGACGCGATCATCGCCTCTGGTGCCGAGGCCGCGGGGCACCGTGTCTCCTTTCTGCGCGCCGCCGAGGACTCCCTCGTGGGCACCTTCTCGCTCGTGCCGCAGGTCGTCGACGCCGTGCGTGCGCCGGTCATCGCGGCCGGAGGTATCGCCGACCGTCGCGGCGTCGCGGCAGCGTTCGCGTTGGGTGCCACCGGAGTGCAGGTCGGGACGGCCTTCCTCGCGACGCGAGAATCGGCGGCGAACGACGCGCATCGCGACGCGATCCGACGCACCGCCGCCGACGAGACGGTGCTGACGCGCGCAATGAGCGGCCGCCTCTCGCGGGGCGTGCGCAACCGCGCCGTCCGGGCGATCGAAGCCGGCGGTCTCACCGCGCCGTTCCCGGCGCAGAATTGGCTCACCGGTCGCTTTCGTGCTCCCGCGGGCGAACAGGGTCTCGGCGAGCTGCAGTCGCTGTGGGTCGGCCAGTCGGCGCCGCTCGCCGTCCGCGACCGCGCCGAGGAGGTCTTCGCGGAACTCGCGGCCGGCCTCCCCTCCTCACCCGCACGATAA
- a CDS encoding nitroreductase family deazaflavin-dependent oxidoreductase, translating into MALKGEYLPSTAEWARTQAETYEATSGAEAGELRGAPIIVLTTVGAKTGGLRKTALMRVEHEGRYAVVASKGGAPKPPQWYWNIVRNPRVELQDGADKREYVARELEGDEYDAWWARAAAVWPDYDEYKAKTDRRIAMFVLEPAA; encoded by the coding sequence ATGGCACTCAAGGGCGAATACTTGCCGAGCACCGCGGAGTGGGCTCGCACACAGGCAGAGACGTACGAAGCAACCAGTGGCGCGGAGGCCGGCGAGCTGCGCGGCGCCCCGATCATCGTGCTGACGACGGTCGGCGCGAAGACCGGAGGGCTGCGCAAGACCGCACTCATGCGCGTCGAGCACGAGGGCCGCTACGCCGTCGTGGCCTCGAAGGGCGGCGCCCCAAAGCCGCCCCAGTGGTACTGGAACATCGTGCGCAACCCGCGCGTCGAACTGCAGGACGGCGCCGACAAGCGCGAGTATGTCGCACGCGAACTCGAGGGCGACGAGTACGACGCATGGTGGGCTCGTGCAGCGGCCGTGTGGCCCGACTACGACGAGTACAAGGCGAAGACCGATCGCCGAATCGCCATGTTCGTTCTCGAACCCGCGGCGTGA
- a CDS encoding ribonuclease H family protein — protein MTLYAAADGSALGNPGPMGWAWYIDDDRWAAGGAPHGTNNIGELTAVLELLRATAHTGEDLVVECDSRYVIDAITKWMAGWKRKGWKKADGKPVLNRELMEALDGEMQGRQVRFEWVKGHAGHPLNEAADVRANGAARAFQRREAPNPGPGFSGATASAPPAPRGSAVEAPDDTLDGTLFDALDDDVFTEVRVVLSSDEHARLRGRASSAGLSPEEFLRGLI, from the coding sequence ATGACCCTTTACGCCGCCGCTGACGGCTCTGCGCTCGGCAATCCCGGGCCGATGGGCTGGGCCTGGTACATCGACGACGACCGCTGGGCTGCCGGAGGCGCACCACACGGCACGAACAACATCGGCGAGTTGACGGCGGTGCTGGAACTGCTTCGAGCGACCGCGCACACCGGCGAGGATCTCGTCGTCGAGTGCGACAGCCGTTACGTCATCGACGCCATCACCAAGTGGATGGCGGGCTGGAAGCGTAAGGGGTGGAAGAAGGCCGACGGCAAGCCCGTGCTCAACCGCGAGCTCATGGAGGCACTCGACGGCGAGATGCAGGGGCGCCAAGTGCGCTTCGAGTGGGTGAAGGGCCATGCCGGACACCCGCTGAACGAAGCGGCCGACGTCCGCGCGAACGGCGCCGCCCGCGCGTTCCAGCGACGGGAGGCTCCGAATCCCGGTCCCGGCTTCTCTGGGGCGACCGCGTCCGCGCCTCCCGCGCCACGCGGATCCGCCGTCGAGGCACCTGACGACACCCTCGACGGAACCCTGTTCGACGCGCTTGATGACGACGTGTTCACAGAGGTTCGCGTCGTGCTGTCGTCCGACGAGCACGCGCGCCTGCGCGGCCGTGCGAGTTCCGCGGGGCTCAGCCCTGAGGAGTTCCTTCGCGGACTGATCTGA
- a CDS encoding glycoside hydrolase family 15 protein: MTTPIEDYALLADQHSAALVSRDGSVDWLCLPRFDAPAVFAALLGEPDHGRWRIAVEDAEVVSRAYDDGTFILRTRWRSATGEAETIDFMPSADARADVVREVRCLSGRVVVESDLRLRPGYGAAAPWVRRRGDRLTAIAGPDRYDLVGPELTADGRRHVGRHELTAGESVAWDLSRTPSHLEAPEPLDVRVALDDTRRVWDEWNAEITADGPWGRYVHRSLLVLRALTDADTGGIVAAPTTSLPEDPGGVRNWDYRFCWLRDSALTLEAFLFHGRTQTPLRWRQWLLRAVAGDPEDLQIMYGIAGERSLPERTLDHLPGYLDSRPVRVGNGAVTQFQADVVGEVMIALAQLRDAGIAEDDFSWPLQRAMLDYVVDHAARKDQGLWEMRGDPHYFTHSRVMMWAAVDRGVRAVDEYGLAGPRETWARLRDELRDEILTRGVNPETGGFTQTYDTTEVDASLLQIPHTGFVAYDDPRMVATVAQIERDLMQDGLLLRYRTVGADGLPGDEHPFLVCSFWLVEQYAHSGRRDEAVELMEHLTGLANDVGLLAEEYDTHARRQMGNFPQAFSHLGLVRAADALRSVREGTPQG, translated from the coding sequence GTGACCACTCCGATCGAGGACTACGCCCTCTTGGCTGATCAGCACTCGGCCGCGCTCGTCTCGCGCGACGGCAGCGTCGACTGGCTCTGCCTGCCCCGCTTCGATGCCCCCGCGGTCTTCGCGGCGCTGCTCGGCGAACCGGATCACGGACGCTGGCGGATCGCCGTCGAGGACGCCGAGGTCGTCTCGCGCGCCTACGACGACGGCACCTTCATTCTCCGGACCCGCTGGCGTTCTGCGACCGGCGAGGCCGAGACGATCGACTTCATGCCGTCCGCGGACGCACGCGCGGACGTCGTCCGTGAGGTGCGGTGTCTCTCGGGCCGGGTCGTCGTCGAATCGGACCTGCGCCTGCGGCCGGGTTATGGCGCCGCGGCGCCATGGGTGCGCCGGCGCGGCGACAGGCTGACGGCGATCGCTGGACCCGATCGCTACGATCTTGTCGGCCCCGAGCTGACTGCCGACGGTCGCCGGCACGTCGGGCGTCACGAGCTCACGGCGGGGGAGAGCGTCGCGTGGGACCTCAGCCGGACGCCGTCGCACCTGGAGGCGCCTGAGCCGCTCGACGTGCGCGTCGCGCTCGATGACACGCGCCGTGTCTGGGACGAGTGGAACGCCGAGATCACCGCGGACGGCCCGTGGGGGCGGTACGTGCATCGCTCGCTGCTCGTGCTGCGGGCGTTGACCGACGCGGACACGGGCGGGATCGTGGCGGCGCCGACGACGTCGCTTCCCGAGGATCCGGGTGGTGTGCGCAACTGGGACTATCGCTTCTGCTGGCTGCGCGATTCCGCGCTCACCCTCGAGGCGTTCCTCTTCCACGGGCGTACCCAGACGCCGCTTCGCTGGCGGCAGTGGCTTCTGCGCGCGGTCGCGGGGGATCCCGAGGACCTGCAGATCATGTACGGCATCGCGGGGGAGAGGTCGCTCCCAGAGCGGACGCTCGATCACCTTCCCGGGTACCTCGACTCGCGCCCCGTCCGTGTCGGAAACGGAGCAGTGACGCAGTTCCAGGCGGATGTCGTCGGCGAGGTGATGATCGCGCTCGCGCAGCTGCGTGATGCGGGCATTGCCGAGGACGACTTCTCGTGGCCGCTCCAGCGAGCGATGCTCGACTACGTCGTCGATCACGCCGCTCGGAAGGATCAGGGACTGTGGGAGATGCGCGGCGACCCGCACTACTTCACTCACTCACGCGTGATGATGTGGGCCGCCGTCGACCGCGGGGTGAGAGCGGTGGACGAATACGGGCTCGCGGGTCCGCGGGAGACGTGGGCGCGACTGCGCGACGAGCTGCGCGACGAGATCCTGACGCGCGGCGTGAACCCCGAGACGGGCGGTTTCACGCAGACCTACGACACGACGGAGGTCGACGCCTCGCTGCTGCAGATCCCGCACACGGGATTCGTCGCTTATGACGACCCGCGGATGGTCGCCACCGTCGCTCAGATCGAGCGCGACCTCATGCAGGACGGACTTCTGCTGCGTTACCGCACCGTTGGAGCAGACGGACTGCCCGGCGACGAGCACCCCTTCCTCGTGTGCAGCTTCTGGCTCGTCGAACAGTACGCGCACTCAGGACGTCGCGACGAGGCGGTCGAACTGATGGAGCACCTCACCGGGCTCGCGAACGATGTCGGTCTGCTCGCGGAGGAGTATGACACTCACGCGCGGCGGCAGATGGGCAACTTCCCGCAGGCGTTCAGCCACCTCGGGCTCGTGCGGGCGGCGGACGCGCTCAGATCAGTCCGCGAAGGAACTCCTCAGGGCTGA
- a CDS encoding metallopeptidase family protein, whose product MNADEFETLVVEELDQLPDDMVEGLDNVVFVVEDRPEDGSLDLLGLYDGLSLTERDRYGMGELPDRIVVYREPHLARCETLDDLRDEVHTTLVHEIAHFYGIDDDRLHELGWA is encoded by the coding sequence ATGAACGCGGACGAGTTCGAGACGCTCGTAGTCGAGGAACTCGACCAGCTGCCGGACGACATGGTCGAGGGGCTCGACAACGTCGTCTTCGTGGTCGAGGACCGCCCGGAAGACGGCTCGCTCGACCTGCTCGGGCTGTACGATGGCCTGTCGCTCACGGAGCGCGACCGCTACGGCATGGGCGAACTCCCCGACCGCATCGTCGTGTACCGGGAACCGCACCTCGCGCGGTGCGAGACTCTCGACGATCTGCGTGACGAAGTGCACACGACTCTGGTGCACGAGATCGCCCACTTCTACGGCATCGACGACGACCGACTGCATGAGCTGGGGTGGGCCTGA
- the clpS gene encoding ATP-dependent Clp protease adapter ClpS, which translates to MTTAWPDADVAREQAPAAASPWQTIVWDDPVNLMSYVVRVFRDYFGYDTDRATALMLRVHHDGHAVVAEGAREQMELHAQAMHDYGLWATVRKATE; encoded by the coding sequence ATGACGACGGCCTGGCCGGATGCCGACGTCGCCCGCGAGCAAGCTCCGGCCGCGGCCTCACCATGGCAGACGATCGTGTGGGACGACCCCGTGAACCTCATGAGCTACGTGGTGCGCGTGTTCCGCGACTACTTCGGCTACGACACCGACCGCGCCACCGCGCTGATGCTGCGGGTACATCACGACGGTCATGCCGTGGTGGCCGAAGGCGCGCGGGAGCAGATGGAGCTGCACGCGCAGGCCATGCACGACTACGGCCTCTGGGCCACCGTTCGAAAGGCAACCGAGTGA
- a CDS encoding DUF2017 family protein yields MSDDLVILTLTRIEASHLTDLVGQFQQLLSEEDPSDDPAMARLTPDIYPDDEEASNDLHEVTRSELLGRRARDAATVRADLDRIEEGSVGDALSPVDVSIAGSHLDPWLRTLAALRLVLASRLGISDDTEASDDDPAYALYEWLGFRLEGLVQVAEQRDDL; encoded by the coding sequence GTGAGCGACGACCTCGTGATCCTCACCCTCACCCGGATCGAGGCGAGCCACCTGACCGACCTGGTGGGGCAGTTCCAGCAGCTGCTCTCCGAGGAGGATCCCTCCGACGACCCCGCGATGGCGCGACTCACTCCGGACATCTATCCCGATGACGAGGAGGCCTCCAACGACCTCCACGAGGTGACGCGAAGCGAGCTGCTCGGGCGGCGTGCGCGCGACGCCGCCACCGTGCGAGCCGACCTCGACCGCATCGAAGAGGGCTCTGTCGGCGATGCGCTTTCCCCCGTCGACGTCTCGATCGCGGGATCCCACTTGGATCCCTGGCTGCGCACGCTCGCCGCGCTGCGCCTCGTGCTCGCGAGCCGGCTCGGAATCTCGGACGACACCGAGGCGTCCGACGACGATCCCGCGTACGCACTCTACGAATGGCTCGGGTTCCGCCTCGAGGGGCTTGTGCAGGTGGCCGAGCAGCGCGACGACTTATAG
- the dinB gene encoding DNA polymerase IV: MSRQDGSGRLFSPPGADDAGAHILHVDMDAFFVAVATLDDPSLAGRPVVIAHNDQRSVVSSASYEARRYGVRSAMPLGMALGRCPRAIVVPPVFERYREESARMMEVFRSITPLVEPLSIDEAFLDVKGVERLWGTPGEVAALIRRNVRDEVGIPCSVGGAATKHVAKMASTATKPDGLLMIPATRTQEFLDPRPAGSMWGVGPKAAEALANRAIRTIRDVRETPVASLAAVIGVAQAQRIHDLAHGRDPRAVQTERVEKSISHEETFRYDVTDPALLRAELLRLADRVAVRLRRAGAEAAGVAIKLRFDDFQTLTRSQALSEPTAVGNRIGSVARELFGAIDLRAPVRLIGVRAERLVPAGSAALALWDDDTEWKQVEGALDRLSERFGTGSITRAAFLSRAPERPTADRPPENG, translated from the coding sequence GTGAGCAGACAGGACGGGTCTGGCCGGCTCTTCTCGCCGCCGGGCGCCGACGATGCGGGCGCCCACATCCTGCACGTCGACATGGACGCGTTCTTCGTCGCGGTCGCAACCCTCGATGACCCGTCGCTCGCCGGTCGCCCCGTCGTGATCGCGCACAACGACCAGCGCTCCGTCGTCTCGAGTGCGTCGTACGAGGCTCGTCGCTACGGGGTCCGCTCGGCCATGCCACTCGGCATGGCGCTGGGCAGGTGCCCGCGTGCGATCGTCGTGCCGCCCGTGTTCGAGCGGTATCGCGAGGAATCGGCGCGCATGATGGAGGTGTTCCGCAGCATCACCCCGCTCGTGGAGCCGCTTTCGATCGACGAGGCGTTCCTCGACGTCAAGGGCGTCGAGCGGCTGTGGGGAACGCCGGGCGAGGTCGCGGCGCTGATCCGGCGCAACGTCCGCGATGAGGTCGGGATCCCGTGCAGCGTCGGCGGTGCCGCGACGAAACACGTGGCGAAGATGGCGTCCACGGCGACCAAACCCGACGGCCTGCTCATGATCCCGGCAACACGCACGCAGGAGTTTCTCGATCCGCGCCCCGCCGGAAGCATGTGGGGCGTCGGCCCGAAGGCCGCGGAGGCGCTCGCGAACCGGGCGATCCGCACAATCCGCGACGTGCGCGAGACACCCGTGGCCTCGCTCGCGGCGGTCATCGGTGTGGCGCAGGCGCAGCGGATCCATGATCTCGCTCACGGCAGGGATCCGCGGGCCGTGCAGACGGAGCGCGTGGAGAAGAGCATCTCGCACGAAGAGACGTTCCGATACGACGTGACGGATCCCGCGCTGCTGCGCGCCGAGCTGTTGCGCCTCGCCGACCGCGTTGCGGTTCGGCTGCGGCGCGCGGGCGCGGAGGCGGCGGGTGTGGCGATCAAGTTGCGCTTCGACGACTTCCAGACGCTCACGCGATCGCAGGCACTGTCCGAGCCGACGGCCGTCGGGAACCGCATCGGATCCGTTGCGCGCGAACTGTTCGGCGCGATCGATCTGCGCGCCCCGGTGCGCCTCATCGGCGTGCGTGCGGAGCGGCTCGTCCCCGCCGGATCCGCCGCGCTCGCGCTGTGGGACGACGATACGGAGTGGAAGCAGGTCGAGGGCGCGCTCGATCGCCTGTCGGAGCGATTCGGCACGGGGTCCATCACTCGTGCGGCCTTTCTCTCGCGCGCTCCGGAGCGCCCGACAGCAGATCGCCCTCCCGAGAACGGCTGA